One window of Lawsonibacter asaccharolyticus genomic DNA carries:
- a CDS encoding spermidine synthase, giving the protein MELWFSEFHTPDVKHSMRVDRHLYSHRSEYQQIDIYDTPEFGKVLALDGNVMLTERDEFIYDEMITHVPMAVHPHVQDVLVIGAGDGGVVKELARYECIRSIDLVEMDEQVVEACRRYLPENACRLDDSRVHIYFDNALRFIRRRHAQYDLIIVDSTDPFGPSEGYFTREFYGICYNALRDDGIMVNQQGSPFYRHDAEAMQRSHKRIVSTFPISRVYQAHIPTYAAGYWLFGFASKKYHPVDDFDRDKWLGLHLKTQYYTVRLHVGAFCLPAFLEEMLKEVE; this is encoded by the coding sequence ATGGAACTCTGGTTCAGCGAATTTCATACCCCCGACGTGAAGCACAGCATGCGGGTGGACCGGCACCTCTACTCCCACCGGAGCGAGTACCAGCAGATCGACATCTACGACACCCCAGAGTTCGGCAAGGTCCTGGCCCTGGACGGCAATGTGATGCTCACTGAGCGGGACGAGTTCATCTATGACGAGATGATCACCCACGTGCCTATGGCCGTCCACCCCCATGTGCAGGACGTGCTGGTCATCGGTGCGGGGGACGGCGGCGTGGTGAAGGAGCTGGCCCGGTACGAGTGCATCCGGTCCATCGACCTGGTGGAGATGGACGAGCAGGTGGTGGAGGCCTGCCGGCGCTATCTGCCGGAGAACGCCTGCCGCCTGGATGACTCCCGGGTGCACATCTACTTCGACAACGCCCTGCGGTTCATCCGCCGCCGCCACGCCCAGTATGACCTGATCATCGTGGACTCCACTGACCCCTTCGGCCCCTCGGAGGGCTACTTTACCCGGGAGTTCTACGGCATCTGCTACAACGCCCTCCGGGATGACGGCATTATGGTCAATCAGCAGGGCAGCCCCTTCTACCGCCACGACGCGGAGGCCATGCAGCGCAGCCACAAGCGCATCGTCAGCACTTTCCCCATCAGCCGGGTGTATCAGGCCCATATCCCCACCTATGCCGCCGGCTACTGGCTGTTCGGCTTTGCCAGCAAGAAGTATCACCCGGTGGATGACTTCGACCGGGACAAGTGGCTGGGGCTCCATTTGAAGACGCAGTATTACACCGTCCGCCTGCATGTGGGGGCCTTCTGCCTGCCGGCGTTTTTGGAAGAGATGCTGAAGGAGGTAGAGTGA
- a CDS encoding agmatinase: MDPNIETFIGCDSSFEKARIVLFGAPFDSTTSFRPGARFGPSAMRHESFGLETYSPYQDKDLTDYRIFDSGDLELCFGSAELALLDIESRAEEILAAGKLPVLLGGEHLVTLGSFRAIQRRWPDVHIIHFDAHADLRDDYLGAKLSHACVIRRCHDLLGDGRIHQFGIRSGEREEFRFAREHTDLHPFTFDGLEELVQTLEASRAPVYLTIDLDCLDPSAFPGTGTPEAGGVTFPQLLEAIQMVAKTNVVGADVNELAPMLDQSGVSTAAACKVLRELLLALSQ, translated from the coding sequence ATGGATCCCAATATCGAGACCTTTATCGGCTGCGACAGCAGCTTTGAGAAAGCGCGCATCGTTCTGTTCGGCGCCCCTTTCGACTCCACTACCAGCTTCCGTCCCGGCGCCCGGTTCGGCCCCTCCGCCATGCGCCATGAGAGCTTCGGCCTGGAGACGTACAGCCCTTACCAGGACAAGGACCTGACCGACTATCGCATCTTCGACAGCGGTGATCTGGAGCTGTGCTTTGGCAGCGCGGAGCTGGCGCTGCTGGACATTGAGAGCCGGGCGGAGGAGATTCTGGCCGCAGGCAAGCTGCCTGTGCTGCTTGGGGGCGAGCATCTGGTGACCCTGGGCAGCTTCCGGGCCATCCAGCGGCGCTGGCCCGACGTACATATCATCCACTTTGACGCCCATGCCGACCTGCGGGACGACTACCTGGGCGCGAAACTCAGCCATGCCTGCGTCATCCGCCGCTGCCACGACCTGCTGGGAGACGGGCGCATCCACCAGTTCGGTATCCGCAGCGGGGAACGGGAGGAGTTCCGCTTCGCCAGGGAGCACACGGACCTGCACCCCTTCACCTTTGACGGCCTGGAGGAGCTGGTCCAGACCCTGGAGGCCAGCCGGGCCCCGGTCTATCTCACCATCGACCTGGACTGCCTGGACCCCTCCGCCTTCCCCGGAACCGGCACCCCCGAGGCGGGCGGCGTCACCTTCCCCCAGCTGCTGGAGGCCATTCAGATGGTGGCCAAAACCAACGTGGTGGGGGCGGATGTGAACGAGCTGGCCCCCATGCTGGATCAGAGCGGCGTGTCCACCGCCGCCGCCTGCAAGGTGCTGAGGGAGCTGCTGCTGGCCCTGTCCCAATAA
- a CDS encoding arginine decarboxylase produces the protein MKEEHTLDQNKAPIYEALQTFRQMRVVPFDVPGHKRGRGNPELTRFLGEQCVSIDVNSMKPLDNLCHPISVIREAEELAADAFGAAHAFLMVGGTTSSVQSMVLSTCKRGDKIIMPRNVHRSVINALVLCGAIPVYVNPEVDPRLGISLGMKREQVARAIRENPDAVAVLVNNPTYYGICSDLRAIVEMAHEAGMYCLADEAHGTHFYFGDHMPVSAMEAGADMASVSMHKSGGSLTQSSLLLIGPGIHEGHVRKIINLTQTTSGSYLLMSSLDISRRNLALRGREVFRQVCAMAEYAREEINAVGGYYAFGRELINGDSIFDFDPTKLSVHTRDVGLAGIEVYDLLRDEYDIQIEFGDIGNILAYLSIGDRPQELERLVSALAEIRRRYQTDGSGLMNQEYIAPEVVTSPQEAFYADKRSVRLEDSVGQVCSEFVMCYPPGIPILAPGERITAEILDYIRYAKEKGCSMTGPEDPEIEEINILTQEAR, from the coding sequence GGGAGCAGTGTGTCAGCATCGACGTGAACAGCATGAAACCCCTGGACAACCTGTGCCACCCCATCTCTGTCATCCGGGAGGCGGAGGAGCTGGCCGCCGACGCCTTCGGCGCGGCCCACGCCTTTCTGATGGTGGGGGGCACCACTAGCTCGGTGCAGAGCATGGTGCTGTCCACCTGCAAGCGGGGGGACAAGATCATCATGCCCCGGAATGTCCACCGCAGCGTCATCAACGCCCTGGTGCTTTGCGGTGCCATCCCTGTCTATGTCAACCCGGAGGTGGACCCGCGCCTGGGCATCTCCCTGGGCATGAAGCGGGAGCAGGTGGCCCGTGCTATCCGGGAGAACCCAGACGCTGTGGCGGTGCTGGTGAACAACCCCACCTACTACGGCATTTGCAGCGACCTGCGGGCCATCGTGGAAATGGCCCACGAGGCGGGCATGTACTGCCTGGCGGACGAGGCCCACGGCACCCACTTCTACTTCGGGGACCACATGCCGGTGTCAGCGATGGAAGCCGGGGCGGACATGGCCTCCGTGTCCATGCACAAGAGCGGCGGGAGCCTGACCCAGTCCAGCCTCCTGCTCATCGGCCCCGGCATCCACGAGGGGCATGTGCGGAAGATCATCAACCTGACTCAGACCACCTCGGGCAGCTATCTGCTGATGTCCAGCCTGGATATCAGCCGCCGCAACCTGGCCCTCCGCGGCCGGGAGGTCTTTCGCCAGGTGTGCGCCATGGCGGAGTACGCCCGGGAGGAGATCAACGCCGTGGGCGGGTACTACGCCTTCGGCCGGGAGCTCATCAACGGCGACTCCATCTTCGACTTCGACCCCACCAAGCTCAGCGTCCACACCCGGGACGTGGGTCTGGCCGGCATCGAGGTCTACGACCTGCTCCGGGACGAGTACGACATCCAGATCGAGTTCGGGGATATCGGCAACATCTTGGCCTATCTGTCCATCGGGGACCGGCCCCAGGAGCTGGAGCGGCTGGTCAGCGCCCTGGCGGAGATCCGCCGCCGCTATCAAACCGACGGCAGCGGCCTGATGAACCAGGAATACATCGCCCCCGAGGTGGTCACCAGCCCCCAGGAGGCATTCTACGCGGACAAGCGCAGCGTCCGCCTGGAGGACAGTGTGGGACAGGTGTGCAGCGAATTCGTTATGTGCTATCCCCCCGGCATCCCCATCCTGGCCCCTGGGGAGCGGATCACGGCGGAGATCCTGGACTACATCCGCTACGCCAAGGAGAAGGGTTGCTCTATGACCGGACCCGAGGACCCGGAGATCGAGGAGATCAACATACTCACACAGGAGGCGCGGTAA
- a CDS encoding saccharopine dehydrogenase, translating to MSRVLVIGCGGVANVAIRKCCQVSDVFTELCIASRTKSKCDKLAAELAGKTATKITTAQVDADKVEEVVALIKSCQPDLVMNIALPYQDLTIMDACLECGVNYMDTANYEPEDIEEPEWKAAYEKRCKEKGFSAYFDYTWQWAYREKFEKAGLTALLGCGFDPGVTQAYCAYAKKHEFDTIDTIDILDCNGGDHGYPFATNFNPEVNLREVSAPGSYWEDGRWVEIPAMSIKREYNFDQVGEKDMYLLHHEEIESLAENIPEVRRIRFFMTFGQSYLTHMKCLENVGMLSTTPVEFEGQQIVPIKFLKALLPDPASLGPRTHGKTNIGCIFTGKKDGREKTYYIYNVCDHQECYREVASQAISYTTGVPAMCGALMLLTGKWTQKGVHTVEEFDPDPFLDALDKYGLPRSEDHDPVLVD from the coding sequence ATGAGCAGAGTATTAGTGATCGGCTGCGGCGGCGTGGCTAACGTGGCCATCCGCAAGTGCTGCCAGGTCAGCGATGTGTTTACCGAACTGTGCATCGCCAGCCGCACCAAGTCCAAGTGTGACAAGCTGGCCGCCGAGCTGGCGGGCAAGACTGCCACCAAGATCACCACTGCCCAGGTGGACGCCGACAAGGTGGAAGAAGTGGTCGCCCTCATTAAGAGCTGCCAGCCCGACCTGGTGATGAACATCGCCCTGCCCTACCAGGATCTGACCATCATGGACGCCTGCCTGGAGTGCGGCGTCAATTACATGGACACCGCCAACTACGAGCCCGAGGACATTGAGGAGCCGGAGTGGAAGGCCGCCTATGAGAAGCGCTGCAAGGAGAAGGGATTCTCTGCCTACTTCGACTACACCTGGCAGTGGGCCTACCGGGAGAAGTTCGAGAAGGCCGGACTCACCGCCTTGCTGGGCTGCGGCTTTGATCCCGGCGTGACTCAGGCCTACTGCGCCTACGCCAAGAAGCACGAGTTCGACACCATCGACACCATCGACATCCTGGACTGCAACGGCGGCGACCACGGCTACCCCTTCGCCACTAACTTCAACCCCGAGGTGAACCTGCGGGAGGTCTCGGCCCCCGGCAGCTATTGGGAGGACGGCCGCTGGGTGGAGATCCCCGCCATGAGCATCAAGCGGGAGTACAACTTCGACCAGGTGGGCGAGAAGGACATGTACCTGCTCCACCACGAGGAGATCGAGTCTCTGGCCGAGAACATCCCCGAGGTACGCCGTATCCGCTTCTTCATGACCTTCGGCCAGAGCTACCTCACCCACATGAAGTGTCTGGAGAACGTGGGCATGCTGTCCACCACCCCCGTGGAGTTCGAGGGACAGCAGATCGTGCCCATCAAGTTCCTGAAGGCCCTGCTTCCAGACCCCGCCAGCCTGGGGCCCCGCACTCACGGCAAGACCAACATCGGCTGCATCTTCACCGGCAAGAAGGACGGCCGGGAAAAGACCTACTACATCTACAACGTGTGCGACCACCAGGAGTGCTATCGGGAGGTGGCCAGCCAGGCCATCAGCTACACCACCGGCGTGCCCGCCATGTGCGGCGCCCTCATGCTGCTCACTGGTAAGTGGACCCAGAAGGGCGTGCACACCGTGGAGGAGTTTGATCCCGATCCCTTCCTGGACGCCCTGGACAAGTACGGCCTGCCCCGCAGCGAAGACCACGACCCCGTGCTGGTGGACTGA
- a CDS encoding carboxylesterase, giving the protein MRNRFHATSEEIAHKLEHAYGHYSEAYQRVVKYSTDEEIYDFQLNHGFTEDMLAYCAAFCRMQSLHGRNPVYFYRLERELPGDDAGAFHASEHWYVFRTLDHCWRPFDGSDYQLAKAVSNYWANFIKNGDPNGGTLPVWTPYDRTSPAYMALDVQSHMQPQVTNEAVDLRVKYYCGE; this is encoded by the coding sequence ATGCGAAACCGCTTCCATGCCACCAGCGAAGAAATTGCCCATAAGCTGGAACATGCTTATGGCCACTATTCCGAAGCATATCAAAGGGTCGTAAAATATTCAACAGACGAAGAAATTTACGATTTTCAACTCAATCATGGATTTACCGAGGACATGTTAGCTTATTGCGCTGCATTCTGCCGGATGCAAAGTCTCCATGGCAGAAACCCGGTCTACTTCTATCGTCTGGAACGGGAATTGCCTGGCGACGATGCCGGCGCATTCCACGCATCGGAACATTGGTATGTGTTCCGTACCTTAGACCACTGCTGGCGTCCTTTTGACGGAAGTGATTATCAGTTGGCAAAAGCTGTCAGCAATTACTGGGCTAATTTTATCAAAAATGGTGATCCGAACGGAGGTACGCTACCAGTATGGACGCCCTATGACCGTACCTCACCAGCATATATGGCGCTGGATGTTCAGTCACATATGCAGCCACAGGTTACCAATGAAGCAGTTGACCTCCGGGTCAAATACTATTGTGGTGAATAG